ATGTGCAGTATACATAACCAGGTGTGTGGCATACTCTTGTACTAATCCCTATATAAACTCAAAGTTATGTGTAATGTGATGTGTCTTTCATTTGTGTCTGTAAAATACAGAGTGGATTTCCCAGTGGGTAAGCCTGTATAGAAGGCAGATAAACAGACCTCCAGTAGGAGTGGATTCCTGTAATGGAGATCTGAATATGAATGAGTCCAAACTCCATCAGCAGCACTCACTCCTCTGCCAAACCACCCAATCAACACTATCAGAGTAAAACAGGCTATGTAAATGTAGCTTCTCCACAAAGTCCCTGGTGCCCGCCTCCTATCATCAATCAGCTTGCTTCTCTAATCCTCTCATTTATAGAAATCCTAGGGCAGTCctggggggaagggggagggccAGAGTTCAGGGAAGGAATTGGGGGCAACGATGGGCTTGGGCAAACTTGAgcaagggggaggggaaggaggttaGCTTTGGGGCCCAGTAGGGCTGCTGGAGGCTTATTCTGAGTAAAGGGTTGGTCTTCTTGAACCTCAGAAGCAGAGGGAACCACATCCTGGTCTCACCCACCCTTGGGCTACCAGCCATCTAAGCTCCACCCTGCTCCTTGCATGTGGGCCATGTGCCCCACCTCCCAAAGTTCCAGACATCTTCAGCAGCAGCATCTTCTTTCCTCAGGGAGGCATGCATTTGGTACCCAAGGTCCCAGGCAGTCAGGTCCTTAGCAAGTGATGCGTGAGTTCTGTTTGTCCTAAAAAGCTTTCTATCCCCCATCTGGTGACCAAAGATCTGACCACAAGTGATTGAGGACCTCCACCCAGGTTCTCCTCAACAACTGGAGCATCCTTCAACATGGCCTGGACGCTATTGCTCATCTTTATTATGGTCTATCCAAATGACAGGGTATTTGCTCAGGACCCTTAGGGgtgtggggctgggaggaggaggctAGGGGGAGGCTGGACTTAGATGCCCTAGGGGAGCAAGCTTGGTAGGGCTGAACCTTGTGCCCTGAGGGGAGCTGTGGGCACTTCCCCTCACCTCTGTTAGTTGATGCCAGTAGACAGTAGGTTCACAGTCCCTCTAGGTCTCTGGCTTACTGCAAGTGTTATTCTAAATTTCCATGCCAGAGACCTTTTCTTCTCAGTTACCTTCCTAGTAAGATAAAGTTGAAAGAACCAGTAAAAACGGCtgcaaggaaagaaggaagaaaaggaccaGAATTTTGGTTTATCTTTTTTGTAGGATTTTCATTTGATGTTTAAGAAGTGTATTAATCTGGGCTTATTAGCTAGGATCTGGATATATAATTAGGAGTTCAGGAGTCCTAATTAAGTCTAACATACTTTTTTTAGTGAAACCTATTTTAATTAACAGAGATTGCTTAACTATCAGGCATATTAGTTAACTAAATACAGGGCTTCTTAGGTGTAGATTCCATTCTCAGCTTCAGCCACCTGGGAACCTAAGGCAAATTCTTAGGCCTCTGTCCAGACTCTAGGGGCCAACCAAGGAATCTGTTTCAACAAAGACtttggcgtgtgtgtgtgtgcgttgtAGTCccaattactcaggaggctgaatggggaggatcccttgagcccagggatttgaggccagcctaggcaataaAGTGAAATTCagctcaagggggaaaaaaaaaagtacaaacagGTAATTTAGGGGAATTCCCATACACAGTCAGGTTTGAGAATCACTGAAATAGAATGATGGGGGAAATTTTTCCCTAATTAGATAATTTAACTGGAGATTTTAATAATTGATTTAATTAATCAATATGGACAAGTTCAATGAGGATTTCAACCAATCTCAGCTATGTCTTCACCTGGAAATTTAATTAGTTAATGCTCTAACAAAAAACATAGCAAAGATGGTTTACTATTATGGAATGTTATTAGTACTAAAGTAATTCCTGAAATAATATCATGATGATATTAGTTAGCTAGGCAGCCACATTCAATACTGAGTTGCAATTGCACCATGGTAGCATAAATTCAGCAAGACAAGTCCTTTGTGAAGGCAGTTGGAGAGGGTGAGGGTGAGAATTGGAATGGGAAAGACTTTGAAAAATGATTTAATGAACAAtgttaagaaattaaattagcggggtgcggtggtgcacacctgtaatcccagcagctccggaggtgaaggcaggaggatcacaagttcaaagccagcctcagcaatttagcaaggtgctaagcaactcagtgagaccctgtctctaaataaaatacaaaataggtctgggggtgtggttcagtggacgagtgcccctgagttcaatccctggtacccctgccCCCTAAAAAAGGAATTAGTAAACTAGTAAAGAGGGAAAGATTTAATGAGACACCCAAAGCATGTGTCTGTGTGCCTTACAAAGAGGGACAGTTGGGATATTCACTCCAAGCTCTTTTCTCTTGGAGAAACTAGAGAGGCATCTCTGGATTTTCTCTCTGTCCCCAGGATCCTGTATTCTCTGGGTGTTCTCTGCAGCCCTCCCGCCCTGCTCCTTCAATGCCAGCAGAGGGAGACCAGCCATTGGCTCTGTCACATGGTACCAAGACAAGGTGGCCCCTGCGAAGGAAGTGAAGAACAGAACCCCACAGTTCAGGGACCGCCTGGTTCCCCTTTCTTTTTCCCAATTCCTCTGTGACCACCAGGCTGAGCTGCACATCTAGGACACCAAGGCCAAGATGCTGGCGTCTATGTGTGCAGGGTGGAGGTGCTGGGCCTGGATGTTGGCACAGGCAATAGGACTCAGCTGCTGGCAGAGACAATACGGCATGGGGAGGCAGGACCTCCTTGACTGGAATGTCCCTGGAAATCAGGAATCCTACCCCTGCCCTTGTTAACTAAGCCCCTTCCTCTCCACTGCCCTCATGCAGGACCTCATGGGCTAAAGATAAGCACAGTGTTCCTCCTTCAGGCTGGATTCTATGCCTTTGGTTTTCTCTCCATGGCAGCACCCTCTCTTACCAGAGCAAATGTGAGTATGGAGCCTGGAGCAATTATGGAGGGATAGGAGGGGCAGTAAGAACTGGAGGAGGAAAGGACATACGTTATGAAGAGGAGAGCTTCAGTGTTGGGGCACTGAATGGCTCCTTTCATCTCTCCCACCAGGCCACTATCACATGGGGACATGCTGCCATTCCTTGGGTGGCCTCTGAGGAATGATTCCAGATCCTAGTGATCTCTGACCCTTTTCAAGAGACCCCAATATATCCTTCTCTGCCCCATAACTACCTCCTCCTTTAGAgtcttgtatattttcttcttaattttccaGATGCCCAAATCTGGTCCCCCTGGTTCTTAACTCTCTTCCCCTTAGGTCTGACCTGGACAGGTCCAAGGAGAGATCTCCCTGCAATAGGGCCTAGAGGTCCCTCCCAGCATTATCTGGAGCTTGTCCCAGCATTATCTGGAGTCTcagccagggaggctgagactgTGGCTCCTGAGAAATGGAGATTATCAAATTAATTATTCCTACTTGTCAATTGCTGATTTCAGCCAGACCCACAGACAATTTTCTGCTCCCAGGGAAGTTCAGTTCCTTAATACCTTTTTTTTACCCAATATTTATGACTTGACCCCAAAAAGAGTGGGAGCGAGCTACTTAAATCTGGATTGTTCTCATTTGGAATAGTGGTTCAAGATGGATTGAGAGGCCTGAGACACAGAAGTGGCAAGATCATGGTCTTTACTGAGTGAACCATAGGATGATCCTGACCACCCGCCTGGGGTGAGGGAGGTGTCTAGGGGTACTCAAGTGGGTTTGTTCTTGGCAATGCAGGCGTAGTCAGTGCTGTGGTCCTCCTTCATGCCTTCTGCTTCTCCTTCGACCTGATCACTGCCCAATATGGGTAACCTTTGCAGAGAGGCATAGTGGAGCTCTTGGTCTGGAAGGTGGTCCTGGCCAGGTAGGAGATGCTGATGGAAGGGTGCTGGGAACAGCACCCTCAGATCCTTCCCTGAGTACTGCCCTCAGCTCCCATCTTTCTTACCTCACTGATGcctcagttttcctttttttctctgaagcttccctcttcctctcattctccctgtctccatctttctctctctgctgacCTACGCtcctattctttttttggtgctggggatcaaacccagggcctcgtacgtgcaaggcgagcactgagctatatccccggcccTGCTGTTCTTTTCTATTATTGCTGTTTCTCTTTGTGTCTCTCCATCTCTTGCTCCCCCCTGCCACCCCCCCTCCACCCATGCACACTTTTATTCCTACTCtcttactttttccttttctctcattttctgtctctctcttaatttctctcatttttcatctctttgtctctctcattCCATTCTCTTTCAATCTTATTTTCTCTGATCTTCATACcatatctttttctctcttcttctcaatttcttctctctttttgcctttctctgaCTTTCTCATGTTTCCACTGTCTCCCCTCTTTACTCTTGGCCCCCACCCCTCACATCAGCCCCCTGCACCCTCTTATCCCCCAACCCTGCTTGGGCTCTCTCtgaccctcccctccctgccccagacTCACCCATCTTCTCTCCAATCTTTTCACTGGAAGAAAAgaagcaactcagcaaagccTTCCTCACTAGCTCTGCACCATCCCAGCAGTAGTTTCCTCACTTATTGATTCTGGTGGTTTCCAGGGACAAAGCCCTGCcccccactttttcttttctgcattgctggggatagaacccagggtcttgtacatagGAAACAaatgctttatcactaagctacatccccagctcagcgCTGGCCCTTTGCATATTCTTCTCTCACCTTTCCCACCCAACTCCCACCAGTCAGGACCTGTCAGGATTGATGGAGACTTTGGCCTCAGCAGTAGGAAGGATGTGGGTGGGCACTGCTATAGGTGACTGAGGAAATGAAGCTAGGGCTCACCTCTCCGACGGAGCAGACAGAGGCAGGTGAACAGAGTGACCACAAGCAAGAGCAGGAGCCCTCCCAGGCCCAACACCCCATAGTGGAAGAAAGGGCACCCTGTAGGGAAGAGGGGTAAGTATTAGAGGGTCTATTTCTCTTTTCAGCTTTCACATCCTCCTGGTTGGTTGTGGGCATCTCAATTTCCCTATCAGTTTTAGAGGCGGAAAAATATACTCTTAAAGATTTTTCACCCTAGACCTCATTATCTCACTTCCTACCAGAGTTATGCATCCCTTATCAGTTACCTTGCCTCATATCTGGGACCGCTCACCCCTGTGGCTTCCCACCACAGTCCCTGCTAATCCAGGACCTCTGTGGGGTCTCTTTCCCACCCACACCTGTGGTCCTTGGAAGCCTTGATCACCTACCATAAACCATCCATATCTCTTTTCACCCATTACTCCCTGCACACCCACAACCCTCCCTGTATAGAAGAGAAGGGCCCATTACTCACAGCTGAATGAACACATTAGGTTGAGGACTGAGAACTGGCCTGGAGATCAAGAAGCCTAGCCAGTGTTCTGACAGTCTTAATGACCTGGGCTAGTCACGTGTCTCAAGTTCCTTATCTGTGAAACAAGGGGCCCTGTGTTACAATCTTTTCCCTAGCTGAGGAGCCTCACCTATGTCCTAACCCTGAGATGGGCATTTTCCACTTGTTCCCACAGATTCTGAGAGTAGAGGGTAATATAGTATCCATTTATTTCCCAGGTCTAAGGAGTCTGAGTCTCAAGCATGGACTTTTACAGAGATATCTAGTCAGAAGTGGGTAGAGCTGGGGTTTGAGTTCTAGCCAACTCCAGAgccccccacctcccttccctctaACCAAGGCTAGCCAGGTGGTTTAGAGGGGCCTCTCCAGCACTGGGTAGTTCTAGGAACTGGTGAAAGGGATGATGGAGGGAGAGGAGCCTGGAACTAGAGTGGGTGTGGGGGCTGTagaaaagtagagagaaaagTGTCCAGAGCCTCTCAGCTACTGTGGCCCAGTAGAACAGGTCTCTACTTGGCTGATACGGTGAACTGGGGCGTGGAAGAATTTCTGGGGCCCACAACTTCCCCTCAGGCACTTCCTGCACTCCAACCACTGGTTCCTGTTTGAGGGCAAAGAGGGGACTACTGACTTCACACCAAAGCCAGATGTACTGACTATGGTCTAA
This portion of the Marmota flaviventris isolate mMarFla1 chromosome 6, mMarFla1.hap1, whole genome shotgun sequence genome encodes:
- the Ncr3 gene encoding LOW QUALITY PROTEIN: natural cytotoxicity triggering receptor 3 (The sequence of the model RefSeq protein was modified relative to this genomic sequence to represent the inferred CDS: inserted 1 base in 1 codon; substituted 1 base at 1 genomic stop codon); the protein is MCLCALQRGTVGIFTPSSFLLEKLERHLWIFSLSPGSCILWVFSAALPPCSFNASRGRPAIGSVTWYQDKVAPAKEVKNRTPQFRDRLVPLSFSQFLCDHQAELHIXDXQGQDAGVYVCRVEVLGLDVGTGNRTQLLAETIRHGEAGPP